Genomic window (Candidatus Poribacteria bacterium):
ATAAGGGGGATTTAGGGGGTTAGATGCAACCAAATAACCACTTTTCATCAAAATATGCCAATTTTCTGTTCAATTTGCGTAAGTCCTAAAATAAAAAGGAGGTATCCTATAGCCGACAAGGGTTTATCTAAACTATGGTGAATTAGAGAAATAAGTGGACATTTTCCAAAGTCCCCCTGATAAGGGGGATTTAGGGGGTTGTTTGTGGGTACAAGTGTCTAAGTAATTCTATCATCTGCCATAAACTATAGTGAATTCTAAAAATAAATAAACACTTTTGTCCCCCGGTAGGTGCGGTTTCTAACCGCACCGGTTTGGAGTGTCTCATTAATTCCAAGATCTACTATAATTCCTCCTTTTATGCTTTTGGTAGTTCGTCCGGTTAGATAATAAACATCCCGATAAATTCATTCACCGGCGTGACTTCCAATTGTTCTTGATCCAGACAAAGTTCCATGATTGTCCCCACCTGTTGCGCCGGAAAACGGGTCGTTAGGTTATTGGCGAACTTTTCCTCCAGCAACGGAATCCCTTCCGCGCGGCGACGACGATGCCCGATCGGGTATTCGACTTCAACCTTTCCAGTGATTGAGCCATCTGTGAAGCGGATTTGGAGCGCATTGGCGATTGATCGTTTATCCGGATCGAGATAATCTTTGCTATACTGCAGATTTTCTACGACGGTCATCTTTTCGCGCAAGGCGTCAATGCGTAGATCCGCTGCGACCTCATCTTCGTAGTGATCGGCGGTGAGCGTTCCGTAGATGAGCCCAATCGCTGCCATGTATTGAAGACAGTGATCGCGATCGGCGGGGTTGTGCAGCGGTCCCGTTTTTGAAATAATGCGTATCGCAGACTCATGTGTTGTGATTGTGATCTCGTCAATCTCGTCCAAACGATCTTTCACGCTCTCATGCAGCGCGAAGGCACATTCCACCGCTGTCTGGGCGTGAAACTCCGCTGGGAACGCAATCTTGAACAGAATGTTCTCCATCACGTAAGCTCCATAGGGCTGCCGACAGACAAATGGCTTTTCTTTAAACAACACGTCGCAAAAGCCCCACCCATTGGTGGAGAGTACGGACGGATAGCCCATTTCCCCCTTCATCGCCATCAACGCTAGCCATACCGCGCGACTCGTTGCATCGCCCGCTGCCCACGATTTCCGTGAACCGGTGTTCGGTGCTTGTCGATAGACCCGTAGGCTGCCCCCGTCAGCGAAGGCATTGGAAACAGCATTGACAATCTCTTCCTCTCTACCTCCTAGCATCCCCGTTACTATTGCGGTTGATGCAACTTTGACAAAGTGTACATGGTCCAAGCCAACCCGGTTCAAGCTGTTTTCCAGCGCGAGGACACCCTGAATTTCGTGCGCTTTGATCATCGCAGTGAGGAGATCCCGCATCAACAATGGCGAACGGCCATCTGCTAGATTCCGCCGACTCAAGTGATCTGCCATCGCAAGGAGACCGCCTAGATTATCGGACGGATGCCCCCACTCTGCCGCAAGCCATGTATCGTTGTAGTCCAGCCAGCGAATCAGACAACCGATATTGTAGGCTGCCTGTACCGGATCTAATTCAAATTGCGTTCCCGGAACACGGGCACCGTATGGAACATGTGTGCCGGGAACGGTTGGTCCCAAATGTTTTGTGCATTCGGGATAACGCAATGCCAGCAACGCACAACCGAGTGAGTCCATCAAGCAGTGGCGCGCGGTCTCGTAAGCGAGATCGCTGTCAATAACCTCCTGTGCGACATACGCAGCGATGTCAACAAGTATCGGATCAGGATCGGGTCGAGTGTTTGAAATGTGTGATACCATAAAAAGCACCTTCTTTTCTGACAAGTTTGATTTTGTGTTTTTGTGGAATCTTAATACGAATTACTCTATTGGTTGTGTAGGGGACGCGGATCTGCGTCCCCTACTTTATAAGGCGGTGTTTCAATACCACGTGCCCCCATTCAGGTAGATCATATAGACCTGCTGCTGTGTCAAAACACCGTACACCATCCAGAGTCCACCTGTGATGAAATCCCCCAAAATCAAACCGAAGAAGAATGGGATGGCGCGTTGATACCCCCTAACTTTGCCATACTTCAGGATAACCGCTTTTAACCCCCAACTGATAAAAAAAGTAAACCAGAAGTAATCAATCGAGGAACTGAGGGCGAGCGGATAGCCAGCGGGGTGAAGGGGCCACCAAAAGAAGCGCATTCGCAAAACGAACAGAATCAAGGTCAATACCAGCCCACCGCCCATAAACGTCATGCGCAGCGAATCGACAGGCATCGGATGATATAGCCAGGTTTCCAATCGTCGGAACGCTGTATTGGCGACCCAGATCTTAAAGAACGACACCCGTGCAATTGCTCCGTCTCGGTACATGAGGTCTAGATTTATCCACATCCCTACAATGAGTGCGACAGCAGACCCAAGCATCATCGCCCACACCAATCGACGACTGTTGATGTTAGCGACCTCAGCCATCTTGAGCGGTTCAAACTGATTCGGGTTTGCGTGCGAACGATAGCTCCGGTTGAACCACTGATAGAAACTCATCACAGTCAGGTTGCGTCCACCCCAAGCTAGCGATCCAAAACAGGTCACCATTACGTCCATCGGATTATTGGATATTCTGTGCGGTGCGCCAAATTCTGCCCGTAGACGGGTGATAACGATAGCGATAGCAAAATAGAGGGCAAAGAAGATTGGGATAGCGACCATTGACATGCCGGCTTGGGCAGAAAAGATAGCCATGAACAGAAATCCACCCGCCAACCCGATCAGTGCCGTTCGATAGCGCATCGGTTCATCCGCATCGGCCGATGAGGTCGCGGAAAATGCGGTCCGAAACGCAAAAGCCAAATGCTTCCGCGTTGCCCATATCGCTATGAAGAATAGGCAGAACCAACCGCCGCCGGCTTGTTCATGAAAGTACGGAAAGCCGGGGAGATGCGTAAGTCCTAAGTAAGTAACCAACACACTTATTAGCCGGCGCAGTACATAGAAGAACCAACAGGTGAAAGAGAGGTCAAGCGGTAGGAAAAATCCGAGTCCGATCATGAACGGATAAAAGGAAAGCCGCGTACCTGCTATCGCACTCCACGGTTTCTCGGAGAAATATTGGCTGATGGAGGTCAATTTGAGGTGGAGGTATGGAACGGATGGATAAAGGACATGCAATCCGTTCATGAGATCGAGAACGGCGGGGATAGCGAAGCCGAGCCATAAAAAACCGTTCCGAAGGAAATGTGGTGACTGCGCCATCGCTACGGGCAGCTGGATGATT
Coding sequences:
- a CDS encoding bifunctional 2-methylcitrate dehydratase/aconitate hydratase, translated to MVSHISNTRPDPDPILVDIAAYVAQEVIDSDLAYETARHCLMDSLGCALLALRYPECTKHLGPTVPGTHVPYGARVPGTQFELDPVQAAYNIGCLIRWLDYNDTWLAAEWGHPSDNLGGLLAMADHLSRRNLADGRSPLLMRDLLTAMIKAHEIQGVLALENSLNRVGLDHVHFVKVASTAIVTGMLGGREEEIVNAVSNAFADGGSLRVYRQAPNTGSRKSWAAGDATSRAVWLALMAMKGEMGYPSVLSTNGWGFCDVLFKEKPFVCRQPYGAYVMENILFKIAFPAEFHAQTAVECAFALHESVKDRLDEIDEITITTHESAIRIISKTGPLHNPADRDHCLQYMAAIGLIYGTLTADHYEDEVAADLRIDALREKMTVVENLQYSKDYLDPDKRSIANALQIRFTDGSITGKVEVEYPIGHRRRRAEGIPLLEEKFANNLTTRFPAQQVGTIMELCLDQEQLEVTPVNEFIGMFII